From Kineosporia succinea, the proteins below share one genomic window:
- a CDS encoding MmgE/PrpD family protein: MVDDVVAWRTALAGRLDSLGDGLPSGVRRRAALVLVDDLAAMVAGHAHADVASFTGAMHGSGSEATVLDGSRAARDRAAAANAVAAGWDELDEGYRPATCHGGLYAVPAALAEAEAARASLGELLTAVVAGYEVATAVARLFPAPRPLVLHPHATLAPIGAAAAVAWLRTRSGGAVLAAADVAASLSMPGPFRLATAGAQVRNLWAAAGAVSGFLAVDACHAGLTADPRTMTDVFTQGYGHQLSEDELTSRPARFAILDGYHKLYAACQYTHSALEAARDLASAPGWDADQVESIEIATHPLARPLDSTAPETALGGKFSLPHVIAAVLATGRDDAEVFSAGHLHDPQVRDLRPRVRIVPYAPLPGAPHDRPARLTVRLRDGSTRTATCLSAVGGPDRPLTENQVLAKAAGLTADAAPAFGAQARSLVEGTTADDRLWADVLGLMLDVTPGATP; encoded by the coding sequence ATGGTGGACGACGTGGTCGCCTGGCGCACGGCCCTGGCCGGACGCCTGGACTCCCTGGGTGACGGCCTGCCGTCCGGCGTACGCCGCCGGGCGGCGCTCGTGCTGGTCGACGACCTGGCCGCGATGGTGGCCGGGCACGCCCACGCCGACGTCGCCTCGTTCACCGGGGCGATGCACGGGAGCGGCTCGGAGGCAACGGTTCTCGACGGCTCACGGGCTGCTCGCGACCGCGCGGCGGCGGCGAACGCGGTGGCGGCCGGATGGGACGAGCTCGACGAGGGTTACCGGCCGGCGACCTGTCACGGTGGGCTCTACGCGGTGCCGGCGGCGCTGGCCGAGGCCGAGGCGGCGCGCGCGTCCCTCGGGGAGCTGCTGACGGCGGTCGTGGCCGGGTACGAGGTGGCGACCGCCGTGGCCCGGCTCTTCCCGGCACCCAGACCACTGGTGCTGCACCCGCACGCCACGCTCGCGCCGATCGGCGCCGCGGCCGCCGTCGCCTGGCTGCGCACCCGCTCGGGAGGGGCCGTGCTGGCGGCGGCGGACGTGGCCGCGAGCCTGTCCATGCCCGGCCCGTTCCGGCTCGCGACGGCCGGGGCCCAGGTGCGCAACCTGTGGGCGGCGGCCGGCGCGGTCAGCGGCTTCCTGGCGGTGGACGCGTGCCACGCGGGACTCACCGCCGACCCCCGGACCATGACGGACGTGTTCACCCAGGGCTACGGCCATCAGCTGTCCGAGGACGAACTGACCTCACGGCCCGCGCGTTTCGCCATTCTCGACGGCTACCACAAGCTCTACGCCGCCTGTCAGTACACGCACTCGGCGCTGGAGGCCGCCCGCGACCTGGCCTCCGCGCCGGGCTGGGACGCCGACCAGGTCGAGAGCATCGAGATCGCCACCCACCCACTGGCCCGGCCCCTCGACTCGACCGCGCCCGAAACCGCTCTCGGCGGCAAGTTCTCGCTCCCGCACGTGATCGCCGCGGTGCTGGCCACGGGCCGGGACGACGCCGAGGTCTTCTCGGCCGGCCACCTCCACGACCCGCAGGTGAGGGATCTGCGCCCGCGGGTGCGGATCGTCCCCTATGCGCCACTGCCCGGGGCCCCGCACGACCGCCCCGCCCGGCTCACCGTGCGCCTGCGGGACGGCAGCACCCGCACCGCGACCTGCCTGAGCGCAGTCGGCGGCCCCGACCGCCCCCTGACCGAGAACCAGGTTCTGGCCAAGGCCGCCGGCCTGACCGCCGACGCCGCACCGGCATTCGGCGCCCAGGCCCGCTCGCTGGTGGAGGGAACCACCGCCGACGACCGCCTGTGGGCCGACGTCCTCGGCCTCATGCTCGACGTGACCCCCGGAGCGACCCCGTGA
- a CDS encoding MmgE/PrpD family protein has protein sequence MTSSLSRRLADAAVRAATCVPFEVDRAARLHLLDSLAVGALGAAHGPVRRLKGMRAGGGPASVIGGRDGAGAPEAALLNGAFIHSLEYDDTHVASVMHGSAVLTPAALAAAEAAGVGGARLVAAYAVGWEVLIRMGLAGPGTLQARGFQTTSAAGPFVAALVSVLVNGDPEHAVDALGIAGSQPGGTFAFLAGGDTVKAVQPGWAAHSGLWAADLARHGVTGPAGVLDGDYGFYRLYANDPQAPARLAQHLDDLGTRWHLLDAAFKLVPCCHFIHPYVEAVRDLAARGLRAGDVASWHVRVPAGAAPVIAEPWAERQRPATGHDVRWSLPYVMAAQLADGRVALDLFEAPIGGQRADLAGRMTYEIWDDSGFPARFPAWVEVTTTDGDVLRAEVDDVLGGGGRPVPPDRVLAKARECLSAAGLPSSGIDLLVTMVLDEADFDPAAVGGLLRRIRS, from the coding sequence GTGACCAGTTCTCTGTCCCGCCGGCTCGCCGACGCCGCGGTCAGGGCCGCGACGTGCGTACCGTTCGAGGTCGACCGGGCCGCCCGTCTGCACCTGCTCGACAGCCTCGCCGTCGGCGCGCTCGGCGCCGCCCACGGACCGGTGCGCAGGCTGAAAGGGATGCGCGCGGGCGGCGGTCCGGCCAGCGTCATCGGCGGCCGCGACGGGGCCGGCGCCCCCGAGGCCGCCCTGCTGAACGGGGCGTTCATCCACTCGCTGGAGTACGACGACACCCACGTCGCGTCGGTCATGCACGGCAGCGCCGTGCTCACCCCCGCGGCCCTGGCCGCCGCCGAGGCGGCCGGGGTGGGCGGCGCCCGGCTGGTCGCGGCCTACGCGGTGGGCTGGGAGGTGCTGATCCGGATGGGCCTGGCCGGCCCGGGAACCCTTCAGGCGCGGGGATTCCAGACCACCAGCGCGGCCGGGCCGTTCGTCGCCGCCCTGGTGTCGGTGCTGGTCAACGGCGATCCCGAGCACGCCGTGGACGCCCTCGGGATCGCCGGGAGCCAGCCCGGCGGCACCTTCGCGTTCCTGGCCGGTGGTGACACGGTCAAGGCCGTGCAGCCCGGCTGGGCCGCCCACTCCGGGCTCTGGGCCGCCGACCTGGCCCGGCACGGCGTCACCGGGCCGGCCGGGGTGCTCGACGGCGACTACGGCTTCTACCGGCTGTACGCGAACGACCCCCAGGCCCCCGCGCGGCTCGCGCAGCACCTCGACGACCTCGGCACCCGCTGGCACCTGCTCGACGCCGCGTTCAAGCTGGTGCCCTGCTGCCACTTCATCCACCCGTACGTCGAGGCCGTGCGCGACCTGGCCGCCCGGGGCCTGCGCGCGGGCGACGTGGCCTCCTGGCACGTGAGGGTCCCGGCCGGGGCGGCGCCGGTGATCGCCGAGCCCTGGGCGGAGCGACAGCGCCCGGCCACCGGTCACGACGTGCGCTGGAGCCTGCCCTACGTGATGGCCGCCCAGCTGGCCGACGGACGCGTGGCGCTGGACCTGTTCGAGGCCCCGATCGGCGGGCAGCGCGCCGACCTGGCCGGGCGCATGACCTACGAGATCTGGGACGACAGCGGGTTCCCGGCGCGCTTCCCGGCCTGGGTCGAGGTGACCACGACCGACGGGGACGTGCTGCGTGCCGAGGTCGACGACGTGCTCGGCGGCGGCGGACGGCCGGTTCCCCCCGACCGGGTGCTGGCCAAGGCCCGGGAATGCCTGTCGGCGGCCGGGCTCCCGTCGTCCGGCATCGACCTGCTCGTCACCATGGTGCTCGACGAGGCCGACTTCGACCCCGCCGCGGTGGGCGGCCTGCTGCGGAGGATCAGGTCATAG
- a CDS encoding EVE domain-containing protein produces the protein MKNAWMGVVSAEHAAIGAEQGWIQLNHGKRNSLGRLGRGDGFVFYSSKQRMSDTQPLRAVTQLGIVADDEPYQADEMMSMGTHGTFRPWRRNVEFVPVTPVPIADLPLELTSAPNWGYALRYGLVPLTLADFGLLRKAMT, from the coding sequence ATGAAGAACGCATGGATGGGTGTCGTCTCCGCCGAGCACGCCGCGATCGGGGCGGAGCAGGGCTGGATCCAGCTCAATCACGGCAAGCGCAACAGCCTGGGCCGCCTCGGTCGGGGCGACGGCTTCGTCTTCTACTCGTCCAAACAGCGCATGAGCGACACCCAACCGCTACGCGCCGTCACCCAGCTCGGGATCGTGGCCGACGACGAGCCCTACCAGGCCGACGAGATGATGAGCATGGGCACGCACGGCACGTTCCGGCCGTGGCGGCGCAACGTCGAGTTCGTGCCGGTCACGCCGGTGCCGATCGCCGACCTGCCGCTGGAGCTCACGAGCGCGCCGAACTGGGGTTACGCACTGCGGTACGGGCTGGTGCCGCTGACCCTGGCCGACTTCGGGCTGCTGCGGAAGGCTATGACCTGA